The following proteins come from a genomic window of Anabas testudineus chromosome 3, fAnaTes1.2, whole genome shotgun sequence:
- the LOC113147655 gene encoding uncharacterized protein LOC113147655: MDLKDSLVKGGVLIVHQIHEGKHQYEVNNVVKYKNTNGEKMFVRGDKLMRINDMDLQDLTPEELAKMIAMGNLKLMVHKASRMEEHNNQFLPAVETLHPISKEFTILQFSMEMKREADLEENEVRQEEDRRDDGGVEEDICRAEDREERDLLVISMNTTSISVVKGRGCGTGAPCHGCNGTGCTFNDVVMVSTSSTVTLVPRGSFRQDKPLTASIEHVASQNYIRALCSQHILYASPNPERITIYHYKSNFMDRVFRGIPVVLNFTDSNCFIRCCREGGRAFLKVETCEKQRLKQITKTDERALSFVFYMKSDRSKTTRFESALYSGWFIQIVSVNTEFQVKIDTVDQQSDPSFLFVIQK, encoded by the exons ATGGACCTGAAG GATTCTCTGGTTAAGGGGGGTGTGTTGATCGTCCACCAGATCCATGAGGGAAAGCACCAGTACGAAGTGAACAACGTGGTgaagtacaaaaacacaaatggagaaaagaTGTTTGTCAG AGGCGATAAGCTGATGAGGATTAATGACATGGACCTGCAGGATCTCACACCTGAGGAGTTGGCAAAAATGATAGCTATGGGGAATCTCAAGCTG ATGGTGCACAAGGCGAGCAGGATGGAGGAGCACAATAACCAGTTTTTACCGGCTGTGGAGACTTTACATCCCATCTCCAAGGAATTCACAATACTCCAATTCAGCATGGAGATGAAGAGGGAGGCAGACCTGGAGGAGAATGAAGTGAGGCAGGAGGAAGACAGAAGGGACGATGGGGGAGTAGAGGAGGATATTTGCCGAGCTGaagacagggaggagagggatCTGCTCGTCATTTCCATGAATACAACCAGTATCTCTGTGGTGAAAGGCAGGGGCTGCGGCACTGGGGCGCCCTGTCATGGGTGTAATGGAACAGGGTGCACCTTTAATGATGTTGTCATGGTGTCAACATCTAGCACAGTGACGCTTG TACCGAGAGGAAGTTTCCGACAGGATAAGCCTCTGACCGCGTCGATTGAACACGTGGCCTCTCAAAATTACATCAGAGCTCTCTGTTCGCAACACATACTCTATGCATCACCAAATCCAG AGAGGATTACCATCTACCACTACAAGTCAAACTTTATGGACAGGGTTTTCCGAGGAATACCAGTGGTCCTAAACTTCACAGATTCCAACTGCTTCATCAGATGCtgcagagaaggagggagggcaTTTCTAAAGGTCGAG ACTTGTGAAAAGCAAAGGCTCAAGCAGATCACCAAGACTGATGAGCGAGCCCTCTCCTTTGTCTTCTACATGAAGTCTGACCGCTCCAAAACCACGAGGTTTGAGTCTGCGCTGTACAGCGGCTGGTTCATCCAAATAGTCAGTGTAAACACAGAATTTCAGGTCAAAATAGACACCGTGGACCAACAGAGCGACCCGTCGTTCCTCTTCGTCATTCAGAAGTGA